TAGATCGTCCGCGAAAGACTCAGACGTGAATCCTTCAGGCACACGCATCCACATAAAAAATGACCCTTTTGGTGGAGCAATATGCCAACCCTGCTCTTGCAAACCTTCCACTAAGATATCTCTTCGCTTCTCATACATAGCAACTAAATCCTCTACACATTGTTGAGAATCCAAAAGGGCAGTCGCTGTTGCTTCTTGAACCGCTCCAAATAGACTAACAAATTGGTGATCTTGAATAAGCTCCAACGCTTGAATAACACTAGGATTGCCCACAGCAAAAGCCACACGCCAACCTGCCATATTAAATGTTTTCGACATGGTGTACATCTCGACACCAACATCTTTTGCTCCCGGTACTTGCATAAAGCTGAGTGGTTTTTCACCATCAAACCCAATCGCACCATAGGCAAAATCATGGACAACACAAATATCATTGGCTTCTGCTAACTCCACCGTCTTGTCAAAAAAGGCTCGATCAGCAACAGCCGACGTGGGATTATTAGGGTAGTTTAAGAACATTAATTTGGCACGCTCTAGCGTTTCTTGATCAAGTTGCGTATAGTCAGGCAGAAAATCATTCTCTTCTAGTAAAGGCATTGTTTTCATCTCAGCATTGGCAAGGGCCACTCCTGACCAATAATCTGGATAACCAGGGTCAGGCATAAGCGCCAAGTCCCCTTCGTTTAGGAAACACTGACTAACCTCAACGAGTCCCGTTTTACTACCAAACATAATGGCCACTTCAGATTCCGGATCAAGATCTACGTCATATTCTCTCTTATAAAAGGTCGCCACAGCTTCTTTTAAAAAATCAAAACCTTGAAAGGGTGAGTATTTATGATATTCCGGCTTTTCAGCAGCTTGCTGGAGAGATTGAACAATATGTTCAGGAGTTGGCTGATCTGGGTTTCCTTGTCCTAAATTAATCATTTCTGGCCCTTCTAGTTGCTTCGCTTCATTCACTTTTTTGACAAGCTTTGCGAAGAATTGCTCTGGTAAACGTTGAATTGCATCTGATTGCTTAAATTCTTTCATAATAGCTGTGCCTCCCTCGGTAAGTATAGAAACATTTTTTCTGATGTTTTTGAAAAGTCTAATAATTGATAATATATGTAGTTCTTACTTTTGTAAAGAGGAATGAATTCGATATTTGATATTGTGCAAATTACTTAGGGAAATGTGACCAATGCATTCTTTAAATAGAAAATATTTACACAAAATTGGTTGAATTTACTACAGTCTTCTATAAAGTAAAACATAAGGGGGTTGTATAAAATTCATACAGTCCTTTCATTTGTTGAAAAGGGGAGAATCATTTGGAGAAGCTGATTACCCAACACCTCCGGAGATTGATAACCACATCATGCACGCTCGTTTTCAAAAAGAAGAGCTTCTACTTTGTTCTCCGATTCCTTCCTAGACCACAACGTAACCGTAGGAAACAATATCTCTTTAGCGCTTGAATTAGAAACAGAAGAAGAAATTAAAATGTACTATAATCCTACAAGAAAACGACACGGTACATATGGAATCACAAGACACCTTCTGGGGAGCAACGTTTGCAAAAGTTCAGGATCCGTTCGGCATCATTTGGGATCTTAACTATCAAAAGAGTGGGTCGTAAGTTATATGATCTGAACAGACTTGCTATAGCAAGTCTGTTTTTATTTTTTATAGAAAGTATATTATCCCCTTTTTCTTCAAACTTGTACCCCTCCCTTCTCGACAGCATCTATATCACTAAAAATCCAATTATTATAAATCTTATTATAAATCTATCATTTGTCTTTGCTCGTATATTTATTGTCGCAGCGTACTCTCTTCTATAAAATTCTTGGAGTGGTATATTAATCTCGAAAATTTTTACATAAACTCAG
The genomic region above belongs to Pontibacillus yanchengensis and contains:
- a CDS encoding pyridoxal phosphate-dependent aminotransferase — translated: MKEFKQSDAIQRLPEQFFAKLVKKVNEAKQLEGPEMINLGQGNPDQPTPEHIVQSLQQAAEKPEYHKYSPFQGFDFLKEAVATFYKREYDVDLDPESEVAIMFGSKTGLVEVSQCFLNEGDLALMPDPGYPDYWSGVALANAEMKTMPLLEENDFLPDYTQLDQETLERAKLMFLNYPNNPTSAVADRAFFDKTVELAEANDICVVHDFAYGAIGFDGEKPLSFMQVPGAKDVGVEMYTMSKTFNMAGWRVAFAVGNPSVIQALELIQDHQFVSLFGAVQEATATALLDSQQCVEDLVAMYEKRRDILVEGLQEQGWHIAPPKGSFFMWMRVPEGFTSESFADDLIDKARMVVAPGIGFGDYGEGFVRIGLVNSEEQLKEALNRFEAYKNQMDIS